A genomic segment from Caldilineales bacterium encodes:
- the scpB gene encoding SMC-Scp complex subunit ScpB — protein MLTEALLFVAGEPTPVGRLATALAVAPERVEAALERLTQGCEGRGMRLQRHRDAVQLVSAPEAADAIETFLGLDLTTRLSRAALETLAIIAYRQPVTRPQIDAIRGVNSDGVMRTLLNRGLIEEVGRLEQAGRPILYGTTFEFLQYFGLSGLAELPPLEEEAIAQMEARAEAAEQGLAPAEGHAPSLPLLPTLQQI, from the coding sequence ATGCTGACCGAGGCGTTGTTGTTCGTGGCCGGCGAGCCGACGCCGGTGGGGCGGTTGGCGACGGCGCTGGCTGTGGCGCCGGAGCGGGTGGAGGCGGCGCTGGAGCGTTTGACGCAGGGCTGCGAGGGGCGGGGGATGCGTCTGCAGCGGCACAGAGATGCCGTACAACTGGTCTCGGCCCCCGAAGCGGCCGACGCCATCGAGACTTTCCTGGGTCTGGACCTGACGACCAGGCTCTCGCGGGCGGCGCTGGAGACGCTGGCGATCATCGCTTACCGGCAGCCCGTGACCCGGCCGCAGATCGATGCCATCCGCGGGGTGAACAGCGACGGGGTGATGCGGACGTTGCTCAACCGGGGACTGATCGAGGAGGTTGGGCGGTTGGAGCAGGCGGGGCGGCCGATCTTGTACGGCACGACGTTCGAGTTTTTGCAGTATTTTGGGTTGAGTGGTCTGGCCGAGTTGCCGCCATTGGAGGAGGAGGCCATCGCCCAGATGGAGGCGCGGGCCGAGGCGGCGGAGCAGGGTCTGGCCCCGGCCGAGGGGCATGCCCCATCTCTCCCACTACTCCCCACCCTCCAGCAGATCTAG
- a CDS encoding YfhO family protein, translating to MRAGFVRRYGRDLLAVMSLAAPILFVYGRVLFTNLVPASGDFLSYYAPYWDYINDALRQGRLPLWNPLLFAGAPLLANPQTSLFYPLRWPFALLPAEQGLVVWAALHAWLTGAFTYALARRAGRVGRGAAWTAGLIFALNGWAAGLLGHPNRWATLPWLPAALWLWELRPARPGWGWRWRRWLAANAVVWALALLAGHSQTFYNQALIVAAWALAPVAGKMAVSRRHGHFRSSWRRHAACLLEVVLPLAAIALLALGLTAIQLLPTLELAGLSFRSGGLPYRDHAAMSLPPWRLGFSLLPHFARDLGRALGTDAYGEWVGYVGWAGLALALVGLGAAGARRWRWQAGLLALTGLLLSFGAYNPLDYLLYGLMPGWNLFRAPSRWLEATMLGMALLAGLGVHRLLGEWRPAWPRPLRRRTQAAGLTLALGLASLAVLTRPNLPTLAAWAGTLLLLGACFFLLAHGRRWAVGLLVAILLLELYGGSWALPVQHPTAPQALRSWRTAPARIAAEAAAAPDCRLLSLSRTTYDPGDLDDLRRIYGPSLDETGFRDLVVATKNKEVLAPNLGLVFDLPSLDGFDGGLLPTGAFVRAMGLLLPPDQVVADGRLREQLHEVPDARLLSLFHVCYLIVDKDFDVWHDDVYYDLAFGEPLDAAHPDLVLTDLPGFPITAVGLVSHLVGGAELPDGAVVAELTATMKDGRAAVLPIRAGKETFEGGDGVSGLAGRIVAPAHGRDLPAVRWRYDAPGQDAIARLLLPSPGLPAALHLRLVRPDVTLFVRGLAVIDDQSQAHATPPVSRHPWQRIHSGDVKVYRNDGVLPRAFLVPAAEISPDDATTLARLADPGFDPTQTVLLSEGRPLAPTPGAAPPGAVQIVASSPESLHLDVQAAAPAVLVVADAWYPGWEATVDGERVPIARADLLLRGLPLSAGQHVVRLSFRPASLRWGAAITLASALLVGFLLWRRTWRGAAQAV from the coding sequence ATGAGGGCCGGTTTCGTCAGGCGATACGGGCGCGACCTCCTGGCCGTGATGTCGCTGGCGGCGCCCATTCTGTTCGTCTATGGCCGGGTGCTGTTCACCAACCTGGTCCCCGCCTCTGGTGACTTTTTGTCCTATTACGCGCCCTACTGGGACTATATCAACGATGCCCTGCGGCAGGGGCGGTTGCCGCTGTGGAACCCGCTCTTGTTCGCCGGCGCGCCGCTGCTGGCCAATCCGCAGACCTCGTTGTTCTATCCCCTGCGCTGGCCGTTCGCCCTCCTCCCGGCCGAGCAGGGCCTTGTCGTTTGGGCCGCCCTTCATGCCTGGCTGACCGGGGCCTTCACCTACGCCCTGGCGCGGCGGGCCGGTCGGGTGGGGCGGGGGGCGGCGTGGACGGCGGGGCTGATTTTCGCCCTCAACGGCTGGGCCGCCGGGCTGCTCGGCCATCCCAACCGTTGGGCCACCCTGCCCTGGCTGCCGGCGGCCCTGTGGCTGTGGGAGCTGCGCCCCGCCCGGCCGGGCTGGGGATGGCGTTGGCGGCGGTGGCTGGCGGCGAATGCCGTCGTCTGGGCGCTGGCCCTCCTGGCCGGTCACTCCCAGACCTTCTACAACCAGGCTCTGATCGTGGCCGCCTGGGCGCTGGCCCCGGTCGCCGGGAAAATGGCGGTCAGCCGGCGCCACGGCCATTTTCGCTCTTCCTGGCGCCGCCATGCCGCCTGCCTGCTGGAAGTCGTCCTGCCGCTGGCCGCCATCGCCCTGCTTGCGCTCGGCCTGACGGCCATCCAGCTCCTGCCCACGCTGGAATTGGCCGGGCTTTCGTTCCGCAGCGGCGGGCTACCCTACCGCGACCACGCCGCCATGAGCCTGCCGCCCTGGCGTCTGGGCTTCAGCCTGCTGCCGCACTTTGCCCGCGATCTAGGCCGGGCGCTGGGCACCGATGCCTACGGCGAGTGGGTGGGCTATGTGGGTTGGGCGGGGTTGGCCCTGGCGCTAGTGGGGCTTGGCGCTGCCGGGGCGAGGCGCTGGCGCTGGCAGGCGGGGCTGCTGGCGCTCACCGGCCTTCTCCTCAGCTTTGGCGCCTACAACCCGCTGGATTACCTGCTCTATGGGCTGATGCCGGGCTGGAACCTGTTCCGGGCGCCCTCGCGCTGGCTGGAAGCGACGATGCTGGGGATGGCCCTGCTGGCCGGGCTGGGCGTCCACCGGCTGCTGGGAGAGTGGCGGCCGGCCTGGCCCCGCCCGCTCCGCCGGAGGACCCAGGCGGCCGGCCTCACCCTGGCGCTGGGGCTGGCGAGCCTGGCCGTCCTCACCCGGCCCAACCTGCCCACCCTGGCGGCCTGGGCCGGGACGCTGCTGCTCCTCGGCGCTTGCTTCTTTCTCCTGGCCCACGGCCGGCGCTGGGCGGTGGGCTTGCTCGTGGCCATCCTGCTGCTGGAATTGTACGGCGGCAGTTGGGCCTTGCCCGTGCAGCATCCCACGGCGCCGCAGGCGCTGCGCTCGTGGCGCACCGCGCCCGCCCGCATCGCCGCCGAAGCGGCCGCTGCGCCCGATTGTCGTTTGCTCAGCCTCAGCCGCACCACCTACGACCCTGGCGACCTGGACGACCTGCGGCGCATCTACGGCCCATCGCTCGACGAGACCGGCTTCCGCGACCTGGTGGTGGCGACCAAAAACAAAGAGGTGCTGGCCCCCAACCTGGGCCTGGTCTTCGATCTGCCCTCGCTCGATGGCTTCGACGGCGGGCTGCTGCCCACGGGGGCTTTCGTCCGGGCGATGGGCTTGCTGCTGCCGCCCGACCAGGTGGTGGCGGATGGTCGCCTGCGCGAGCAGTTGCACGAAGTCCCCGACGCCCGCCTGCTCTCGCTTTTCCATGTCTGTTATCTGATCGTCGATAAGGATTTCGATGTCTGGCACGACGACGTTTATTACGACCTGGCCTTTGGCGAGCCGTTGGACGCCGCCCATCCCGACCTGGTTCTGACCGACCTGCCCGGCTTCCCGATCACGGCTGTTGGCCTGGTCAGCCATCTGGTGGGCGGGGCAGAACTGCCGGATGGCGCCGTGGTGGCCGAGCTGACGGCGACGATGAAGGACGGCAGGGCGGCCGTTTTGCCGATCCGAGCCGGGAAAGAGACCTTCGAGGGGGGCGATGGAGTTTCGGGCCTGGCCGGGCGCATCGTAGCGCCAGCCCACGGCCGTGATCTCCCGGCGGTGCGCTGGCGCTACGATGCACCCGGCCAGGATGCCATCGCCCGGCTACTGCTGCCATCGCCCGGGCTGCCGGCTGCGCTCCATCTCCGCCTCGTCCGGCCGGATGTGACCCTGTTCGTGCGCGGTCTGGCGGTGATCGATGACCAGAGCCAGGCCCACGCCACGCCGCCCGTCTCCCGCCACCCCTGGCAGCGCATCCACTCCGGCGATGTCAAGGTCTACCGCAATGATGGCGTCCTCCCGCGCGCCTTTCTGGTCCCCGCTGCCGAAATCAGCCCCGATGACGCCACCACGCTCGCCCGGCTGGCCGACCCTGGCTTCGACCCGACCCAAACCGTCCTCCTGTCCGAGGGCCGGCCTCTGGCTCCCACGCCCGGCGCGGCCCCTCCCGGTGCGGTGCAGATCGTTGCCAGCAGCCCCGAAAGCCTGCATCTCGATGTCCAGGCCGCGGCCCCGGCGGTGTTGGTGGTGGCGGATGCCTGGTATCCTGGCTGGGAAGCGACGGTGGATGGCGAGCGCGTCCCCATCGCCCGCGCCGACCTGCTGTTGCGCGGGCTGCCCCTCTCGGCCGGCCAGCACGTGGTGCGGCTGAGCTTTCGGCCGGCGTCGTTGCGGTGGGGGGCGGCGATCACGCTGGCGTCGGCGCTGTTGGTCGGGTTTCTGCTCTGGCGGCGCACTTGGCGGGGCGCTGCCCAGGCCGTATAA